The Macadamia integrifolia cultivar HAES 741 unplaced genomic scaffold, SCU_Mint_v3 scaffold688, whole genome shotgun sequence genome includes a region encoding these proteins:
- the LOC122069649 gene encoding 1-aminocyclopropane-1-carboxylate oxidase-like, with amino-acid sequence MASFPVINMEKLNGEERVATMESIRDACENWGFFELVNHGITHELMDKVEKMTKEHYKKCMEQRFKELVASKALQGVETEIKDMDWESTLHVRHLPVSNMSEIPDLDDDYRKTMKEFVVGLEKLAEELLDLLCENLGLEKGYLKKAFYGSNGPTFGTKVSNYPPCPKPELIKGLRAHTDAGGIILLFQDDKVSGLQLLKDGQWVDVPPMRHSIVVNLGDQLEVITNGKYKSVMHRVIAQTDGNRMSIASFYNPGSDAVIYPATSLAVKDQQSQVEYPKFVFEDYMNLYAGLKFQEKEPRFEAMKTMASTISLGDVIATA; translated from the exons atggcATCATTCCCAGTTATTAACATGGAGAAGCTGAATGGTGAGGAGAGAGTAGCTACCATGGAGTCCATTAGGGACGCTTGTGAGAACTGGGGTTTCtttgag CTGGTGAATCACGGGATAACTCATGAGCTGATGGACAAGGTGGAGAAGATGACGAAGGAGCACTACAAGAAGTGTATGGAGCAGAGGTTCAAGGAGTTGGTGGCGAGCAAGGCCCTCCAAGGTGTGGAAACAGAGATCAAGGATATGGACTGGGAGAGCACCCTCCATGTGCGCCACCTCCCTGTCTCAAACATGTCTGAAATCCCTGATCTCGATGACGATTACAG GAAAACGATGAAGGAATTTGTGGTGGGATTGGAGAAACTGGCAGAGGAACTGCTAGACCTTCTATGTGAGAACCTGGGATTGGAGAAAGGGTATTTGAAGAAGGCCTTTTATGGATCCAATGGCCCAACTTTTGGGACCAAGGTCAGCAACTACCCTCCCTGTCCTAAGCCAGAGCTGATTAAAGGCCTGCGAGCCCACACAGATGCGGGCGGCATCATTCTGCTCTTCCAGGACGACAAGGTCAGCGGCCTCCAGCTGCTCAAAGACGGCCAATGGGTCGATGTCCCTCCTATGCGCCATTCCATTGTTGTCAACCTCGGTGACCAGCTCGAGGTAATCACAAATGGAAAGTACAAGAGTGTGATGCACAGAGTCATAGCTCAAACAGATGGAAATAGGATGTCGATTGCATCGTTCTACAACCCAGGAAGCGACGCTGTGATATACCCAGCAACCTCTTTGGCTGTAAAGGATCAGCAAAGTCAGGTTGAGTACCCCAAGTTCGTGTTCGAGGACTACATGAACCTTTATGCAGGGCTCAAGTTCCAGGAAAAGGAACCCAGGTTTGAGGCCATGAAGACCATGGCATCAACCATCAGCTTGGGGGATGTCATTGCCACTGCTTAA